A section of the Maniola jurtina chromosome 28, ilManJurt1.1, whole genome shotgun sequence genome encodes:
- the LOC123879530 gene encoding uncharacterized protein LOC123879530 gives MKMKKVLCGRQLSLKLRIRLLQCYIWPVVLYGCEAWTLVEDLRKKIDAFEMWTYRRMLHISWTAKVSNAEVLARMQKKTELVKTIKQRKISYLGHILRHDRYRLLQIIMVGKIAGKRVVGRRKKSWLRNIREWTGIKTVGELFRLAMDKEKFKKLTADLQ, from the coding sequence ATGAAGATGAAGAAAGTTCTTTGTGGTCGTCAACTTTCTCTAAAACTCCGTATCAGACTCCTACAATGCTACATTTGGCCCGTAGTTTTATACGGTTGTGAGGCATGGACCCTAGTGGAGGACTTGAGGAAAAAGATCGACGCCTTTGAAATGTGGACGTATCGCAGGATGCTTCACATAAGCTGGACGGCTAAGGTGTCTAACGCTGAGGTTCTTGCCAGGATGCAGAAGAAGACCGAGTTAGTTAAAACCATCAAGCAGCGAAAGATCTCGTACCTGGGCCATATTTTGCGACACGATAGGTACCGCCTGCTGCAGATAATTATGGTGGGAAAAATTGCTGGAAAAAGAGTGGTGGGAAGAAGGAAGAAGTCATGGCTACGTAACATAAGGGAGTGGACTGGCATAAAAACAGTAGGAGAACTATTCCGGCTAGCCATGGACAAGgagaagtttaaaaaactgactgctgaccttcagtaa